The Lytechinus pictus isolate F3 Inbred chromosome 10, Lp3.0, whole genome shotgun sequence genome includes a window with the following:
- the LOC129269502 gene encoding major facilitator superfamily domain-containing protein 6-like protein A, giving the protein MAKQKQINLQVLLLLTGVFFTALSAAKACFVPYISIYLRQLGLTAMQVGIILGCQGMLVAFTASCIGRFLIRFRYARLFLLLAILVYLGGVLGFTMIPTSGTALFEVYCIGFVKNRNSTASINSNVTITVEFIEHNSSNEEVSTARMKVSSPTSPDNPRTTAKIETIPGMQGRLETTTLPHVAPDGEKMPASVAPVEKVEDTESQESLVKTVNKLDGVDPGSISEPQYENMLNHDPDEFNKQAEVPTPLSFLRSRHRQGSSRPYPRMENDPYLPRKRYRGQQFNREQNPGRNMESLDTLPNWNWQSESQKDFDTERYPAWDWDQDRKGYQVDEDEDDDRYNENVLDWLVRSGVGRTSTRGQHYLRNRDKRSAVTTNISQEGGTTGLPSSGITKEIDDVSSSGISSTFWLALLVVVISGVFAGPIEHMCDTALYHQLDNIDELDKYKRPSLLTMPAFAIMGLVSALVVDSTACFLYGNTSHMTIHFFLSAAFIGVIFLVGIIVPLSHKIKNQQEGKYIKSIKFLYSDGHTAVMCATLVVTAMIASCGDGFLFWLIQDLHGVETTMGVSLAVAYMTELPMSMIFTPWLVQKLGNVWLLALGTACQGLQNLYFSILWTPWAVVPIQLVHALGRSAIRGCILAFLNEASPPGMGKAIQVTVLALEQGVGIALGSILWGVLYGILTVKLIFVAAAVLALVWTVVLIICACRLPTKKRFMYAKLLQSDMEMDMKGGSFGGSDSEDNEEKQWLHDAIRGDDDGDEE; this is encoded by the coding sequence ATGGCAAAGCAAAAGCAAATCAACCTTCAGGTGCTGCTTCTACTAACTGGAGTATTCTTCACAGCTCTTTCGGCTGCAAAAGCATGCTTTGTTCCATACATTTCTATCTACCTTAGACAGTTGGGCTTGACAGCAATGCAAGTGGGAATTATCTTAGGATGTCAAGGTATGCTTGTAGCCTTTACAGCATCGTGCATTGGAAGGTTCCTGATCAGATTCCGTTATGCCAGGTTGTTCTTGCTTCTTGCGATCCTCGTCTACCTAGGAGGAGTGCTGGGTTTCACCATGATTCCAACATCTGGAACAGCCCTGTTTGAGGTATACTGCATTGGATTTGTCAAAAACAGAAATAGCACTGCATCTATTAATTCTAATGTGACGATCACAGTAGAATTTATTGAACATAACAGTAGCAATGAAGAAGTGTCGACTGCCAGAATGAAGGTCTCCTCTCCCACATCTCCAGATAACCCAAGGACAACTGCAAAGATTGAGACTATTCCAGGTATGCAAGGTAGATTAGAAACCACCACACTTCCACATGTAGCTCCTGATGGTGAAAAGATGCCAGCCTCAGTTGCACCAGTTGAGAAGGTTGAAGATACAGAATCACAGGAGAGTCTGGTGAAGACAGTAAATAAATTGGATGGGGTAGATCCTGGAAGTATTTCTGAACctcaatatgaaaatatgctTAACCATGATCCAGATGAATTTAATAAGCAGGCAGAAGTTCCAACCCCTCTTAGTTTTCTGAGAAGTCGCCACAGACAAGGCAGCAGCAGACCATATCCTCGGATGGAAAATGATCCTTATCTACCAAGAAAACGGTATCGTGGTCAGCAGTTCAACAGAGAGCAGAACCCTGGAAGAAACATGGAGTCACTGGACACTCTTCCAAACTGGAATTGGCAATCTGAATCCCAAAAAGACTTTGATACAGAGAGGTACCCTGCATGGGACTGGGATCAAGATCGAAAAGGATACCAagttgatgaagatgaagatgatgatcgtTATAATGAGAATGTCTTAGATTGGCTTGTAAGGAGTGGAGTTGGACGTACTTCAACTCGCGGTCAACATTACTTGAGGAATAGAGATAAGAGAAGTGCTGTTACTACCAATATTTCCCAAGAAGGAGGAACTACAGGACTGCCGTCTAGTGGAATCACAAAGGAAATTGATGATGTATCATCAAGTGGTATTTCAAGCACATTTTGGTTGGCTCTGCTGGTGGTTGTTATATCTGGGGTCTTTGCAGGACCCATTGAGCATATGTGTGATACAGCCTTGTACCACCAGCTAGACAACATTGATGAACTGGACAAATACAAAAGACCATCTCTCCTTACCATGCCTGCATTTGCTATCATGGGGCTTGTATCAGCTCTTGTGGTGGATAGTACTGCATGTTTCCTTTATGGCAATACAAGTCACATGACTATTCATTTCTTCTTGAGTGCTGCATTCATTGGAGTTATATTTCTGGTTGGAATTATTGTTCCCCTTAGCCACAAGATCAAGAATCAGCAAGAAGGCAAGTACATTAAAAGCATCAAGTTCTTATACAGTGATGGTCATACTGCCGTAATGTGTGCCACCCTGGTTGTGACAGCCATGATAGCCTCATGCGGTGATGGGTTCTTGTTCTGGCTCATCCAAGATCTTCATGGAGTAGAAACTACCATGGGTGTCAGCTTGGCAGTGGCGTATATGACTGAGCTACCTATGTCAATGATCTTTACGCCTTGGCTTGTTCAGAAGTTGGGAAATGTTTGGTTATTGGCTTTGGGAACTGCTTGCCAGGGACTCCAGAATCTTTATTTCTCAATCCTGTGGACACCATGGGCAGTCGTTCCTATTCAGCTTGTTCATGCTCTTGGTAGATCGGCCATCAGAGGGTGTATCTTGGCCTTCCTGAATGAAGCATCTCCACCAGGAATGGGAAAGGCCATCCAGGTGACAGTTCTTGCTCTTGAACAAGGAGTGGGAATTGCCTTAGGTAGCATCTTATGGGGTGTCTTGTATGGAATTCTAACTGTGAAACTGATCTTTGTTGCTGCTGCCGTATTGGCCCTGGTATGGACAGTAGTCCTCATCATATGTGCTTGCAGACTGCCAACCAAGAAGCGATTCATGTATGCGAAGCTGCTGCAGTCAGATATGGAGATGGATATGAAAGGAGGGTCCTTTGGTGGTAGTGACTCagaggacaatgaggagaagcAGTGGTTGCATGATGCTAttaggggtgatgatgatggtgatgaagagtAG